In a single window of the Drosophila miranda strain MSH22 chromosome XL, D.miranda_PacBio2.1, whole genome shotgun sequence genome:
- the LOC117187439 gene encoding receptor-mediated endocytosis protein 6 homolog: MEPTAAGNLLEIMDLARTLRQEQLFIQQEQTAFGQLTGALETNAGTITKLAFVCAQQRQILNELLVARNDHDPLLSCRRARAYDSAQFMDAKQVLPYEHALAYEFTNLLNLHGEKKHELRMACFFDEKKKKCSTDFSFNIFSQKVAEVLRRSCLRRRYGRGGRL, encoded by the exons ATGGAGCCCACTGCCGCGGGGAATCTGCTGGAGATCATGGACCTGGCGCGCACTCTCCGCCAGGAGCAACTCTTCATCCAGCAAGAGCAGACGGCCTTTGGCCAGCTGACGGGGGCTCTAGAGACCAATGCAGGCACCATAACAAAG TTAGCCTTTGTGTGTGCCCAGCAGAGACAGATACTGAACGAGCTGCTGGTGGCCAGGAACGATCACGATCCTCTGTTGAGCTGCAGACGGGCGAGAGCCTACGACAGTGCCCAGTTTATGGATGCCAAGCAGGTGCTGCCGTATGAGCATGCCCTGGCCTACGAATTTAcaaatttattaaatttacaTGGGGAAAAAAAACATGAATTGCGAATGGCATGTTTTTtcgatgaaaaaaaaaaaaaatgttctacCGATTTTTCGTTCAACATATTTTCACAAAAAGTTGCGGAGGTGCTGCGGAGGAGTTGCCTCCGTCGCAGATACGGTCGTGGCGGACGTCTATAA
- the LOC117187481 gene encoding RCC1 domain-containing protein 1-like — MWGRKCYGQLGTGSISEQQAVPQPLSLRLPDGQTPARVHMGAEHGLLRTTAGEIYTWGWNEHGNCGNNSTENVCSPTLVEIPGRVKLAGAGSGFCYAISESSVN; from the exons ATGTGGGGCCGCAAGTGCTACGGACAGCTGGGCACGGGCTCGATCAGCGAGCAGCAGGCGGTGCCCCAGCCACTGAGCCTCCGACTGCCCGACGGCCAGACGCCTGCTCGCGTGCACATGGGGGCAGAGCACGGCCTGCTGCGGACTACAGCCGGCGAGATCTACACCTGGGGCTGGAACGAGCACGGAAACTGTGGCAACAACAGTACAGAGAATGT ATGCAGCCCTACACTCGTGGAAATCCCGGGACGCGTGAAGTTGGCCGGAGCTGGCTCGGGCTTCTGTTACGCCATTTCCGAGTCGtctgttaattaa